From Dendropsophus ebraccatus isolate aDenEbr1 chromosome 2, aDenEbr1.pat, whole genome shotgun sequence, a single genomic window includes:
- the LOC138784606 gene encoding uncharacterized protein has protein sequence MEKMERKELRSEKTAPRQKDAEQRRLQEVGRRYWVHPINVRRETRGHIGCLYDDLRRHPDKFQDFVRLPMEAFDNLLSILTPHLQRQDTYMRKSIPPVGRLLITLRFLATGESYVSLHLQFRVGTSTISGIVSCTCAVIWEHLQPIVMPSPTREIWLQSAAGFQSVANFPNCIGAVDGKHIRVKQPPRSGSQYFNYKKFFSVVLIAVVDSTYRFLAIDVGSYGSTGDSRALLRSEFGRRILLDHVTLPPPTPLPGTTHPAPFVMVGDQAFPLLNNLLRPYPRRGLDERGRLFNRRLSRARNFVECAFGIMTSQWRVFTTALQLKLATVDMVIKAACVLHNYLRDYAPTPEVNVETLPAFSAPINYGQGRQLNRGIVVRNLFADYFMTPEGAVPVPLSQPPL, from the exons aggcaaaaagacgcagagcagcgccgtctgcaggaggtgggacggcgatattgggtccaccccatcaatgttcggagggagacccggggccacattggttgcctgtatgatgatttgcgacg acatcctgacaagttccaggacttcgtgcgcctgcctatggaggcctttgataatttactttccattttgaccccacatctccagagacaggacacctacatgcggaaatccatccctcctgtgggacgtctgctcataacgttaag attcttggcgacaggggagagttatgtatcgttgcacctccaattcagggttggtacgtccaccatctctggaattgtgagttgcacgtgcgccgtgatctgggagcatttgcagcccatcgtgatgcccagtccgacccgggagatttggttgcagtcagcagcaggctttcagtctgtggccaatttccccaactgtataggggcggttgatggtaagcacatacgtgtgaagcaaccaccgcgatcaggatcacagtatttcaattataagaaatttttttctgtggtcctgatcgcggttgttgattccacgtatcgtttccttgccatcgacgtcggctcctatggcagtactggggactcccgggcgctactgagatcagagtttgggcggcgcatactcttagatcacgtgactctacctcctcccactcctcttccgggtaccacgcatcccgctccattcgtcatggtaggggatcaagccttccctttactcaacaacctgctgcgcccttacccacggagagggctggatgaacgggggagactatttaaccggaggctgagccgggcacgtaacttcgtggagtgcgccttcgggatcatgactagtcagtggagagtgtttaccactgccctgcagttgaaattggccacagttgacatggtcattaaagctgcctgtgttctccacaactaccttcgggactatgctcccaccccggaggtgaacgtggagacactgccagcttttagtgcccctatcaactatggccaagggagacaactcaaccgcgggatagtggtcaggaacctctttgctgactacttcatgactcctgaaggcgccgtgcccgtgcccctttcacagcctcccttatga